Proteins from one uncultured Anaeromusa sp. genomic window:
- a CDS encoding phosphomethylpyrimidine synthase ThiC — MCDEIDKVMLRNDDKHIVNLKKSNGILEGGYGKRTLINSLIGINDISECNYELEKISKIVQMKDGPDLLSDLSTIKQNRIESIWYRIIKETPFVAATLPIYMVSSKNNTIDENELLEIIIEQMEYGVGLLTIHPTVSKEIFEKARKRIVPITSRGGGIVVRDLLAKNFKDSNVYLKLLPQIISYARKYKVCLSIGAAFRSANIFDSNDEAQKMEIEKQILIAKWIAKQGVGVIIESPGHARPRDIKDISILLKDAGFPIMPLGPIPTDISIGMDHVSGAIGAVIMGIEGCADILATVTREEHTGGRPTIESTIEAIKVAKISAHIIDINNLNDTESDKEIVKSRFDANTCVLGKTTKYCDRCKELCPLSIR, encoded by the coding sequence TTGTGTGATGAAATTGATAAAGTAATGCTAAGGAATGATGATAAACATATCGTAAACTTAAAAAAAAGTAATGGTATTTTGGAAGGTGGCTATGGGAAAAGAACCTTAATCAATAGTTTAATTGGAATTAATGATATATCAGAGTGTAACTATGAACTTGAAAAAATTTCTAAAATTGTTCAAATGAAAGATGGCCCGGATTTGCTTTCGGATCTAAGTACAATAAAACAAAACAGAATTGAATCAATTTGGTATAGAATAATCAAAGAAACCCCCTTCGTGGCAGCTACATTGCCAATCTACATGGTTTCTAGCAAGAATAATACAATTGATGAAAATGAATTATTAGAAATAATAATTGAACAAATGGAATATGGTGTTGGGCTACTTACAATACATCCTACTGTAAGTAAAGAGATATTTGAAAAGGCGAGAAAAAGAATTGTTCCGATAACTTCGCGTGGCGGGGGAATCGTAGTTAGGGATTTACTTGCGAAGAATTTTAAAGATAGTAATGTTTATCTTAAATTACTTCCTCAGATTATTTCGTATGCGAGAAAATATAAAGTATGCCTCAGTATAGGAGCTGCTTTTCGATCTGCTAATATTTTTGATAGCAACGATGAAGCACAAAAAATGGAAATAGAAAAGCAAATTTTGATAGCTAAATGGATTGCAAAACAAGGTGTTGGAGTTATAATCGAATCTCCAGGCCATGCGCGTCCTCGAGATATAAAAGATATATCTATATTATTGAAGGATGCAGGTTTTCCCATAATGCCTCTTGGCCCCATCCCTACAGATATATCAATAGGGATGGATCATGTTTCAGGTGCGATTGGAGCTGTAATTATGGGGATAGAAGGGTGTGCTGATATTTTAGCAACTGTAACACGAGAAGAACATACCGGAGGTCGTCCTACAATAGAATCTACTATTGAAGCTATAAAAGTAGCAAAAATTTCTGCTCATATTATCGATATTAATAACTTAAATGATACGGAAAGTGATAAGGAAATTGTAAAATCTAGATTTGATGCTAACACGTGTGTTTTAGGAAAGACTACTAAGTATTGTGATAGATGTAAAGAACTATGTCCGCTTAGCATTAGATAA